The following are encoded together in the Elusimicrobiota bacterium genome:
- the murB gene encoding UDP-N-acetylmuramate dehydrogenase — MTELSDACRAELEKILPQARFDESLGPHTTFRVGGPADCYAEVMSRRELSGLLEICRRRALPFMLLGWGSNVLVKDKGVRGVVARLRGDFERIEFLEGRRVLSGAGVRVPQLVSLCAERGLSGPEPLVGVPGTVGGALVMNAGTRDGEIARLVAQIETIDPGTLEFRWAPASEFSFSYRRTSLEGRVVLGCLLQLKAGDKGDIIRRIQRHQQKRLQTQPIHTYNVGSTFKNPPGRYVAELIERAGLKGKAFGGARISPMHANFIENFSHATASDILELVRLAGEKVKSETGIDLELEMKVVGE, encoded by the coding sequence ATGACCGAGCTCAGCGACGCGTGCCGCGCGGAGCTCGAGAAAATTCTTCCGCAAGCCCGCTTCGATGAGTCCCTGGGCCCGCACACCACCTTCCGAGTCGGAGGCCCGGCCGACTGCTACGCGGAGGTCATGAGTCGTCGGGAGCTCTCCGGCCTCCTTGAGATCTGCCGCCGGCGCGCCCTGCCCTTCATGCTTTTGGGCTGGGGTTCCAATGTCCTGGTCAAGGACAAGGGCGTGCGCGGCGTTGTGGCGAGGCTGCGCGGAGACTTCGAGCGGATCGAGTTCCTGGAGGGCCGCAGGGTTCTCTCCGGGGCCGGGGTGCGGGTGCCTCAACTCGTGAGCCTCTGCGCCGAGAGGGGGCTTTCCGGGCCGGAGCCTCTGGTGGGCGTGCCGGGCACCGTGGGGGGGGCGCTTGTCATGAACGCCGGAACCCGAGATGGAGAGATCGCCCGGCTCGTCGCGCAGATCGAGACGATCGATCCGGGCACATTGGAGTTCCGTTGGGCTCCGGCCTCCGAATTCTCCTTCTCTTATCGCCGGACGAGCCTCGAGGGCCGCGTGGTGCTCGGGTGCCTGCTTCAATTGAAAGCCGGGGACAAAGGTGATATAATCAGGCGCATTCAACGGCACCAACAAAAACGCCTCCAAACCCAGCCCATCCATACCTATAACGTGGGATCAACCTTCAAGAATCCTCCCGGGCGCTATGTCGCGGAGCTCATCGAGAGGGCCGGGCTCAAGGGGAAGGCGTTCGGCGGCGCGCGCATATCCCCGATGCACGCCAATTTCATAGAAAATTTTTCCCATGCCACCGCCTCTGACATCCTGGAGCTGGTGCGCCTGGCGGGCGAGAAGGTGAAGTCCGAAACTGGGATCGACTTGGAGCTGGAAATGAAGGTGGTTGGTGAGTAA
- the ftsA gene encoding cell division protein FtsA codes for MAKQDVIAGVDMGSGRVTCLIAAADADSQRLRIAGGASVACRGIKGGVVINIHETARAVAQVVEEAEAMAKAVVSSLYLGVRGGHLQSFNNRGAFNIARTDKEITAEDVGSVVDNAKAIPLSSDREILHVIPQGFSLDRQRGVPHPVGMEGSLLEVEVHIVTASSAHLNNLFKTVAEAGFEVVEPVYGLLAAGEMLVTPEEKDLGCLLIDLGGQSISLGVYSEGSIRYSKELSIGSDFITRDLAMGLRTSLVTAEKIKVEHGVAHPSLLNGDDEINFNGVDGRTANRVKTSTMMGIILPRVEEIFSLIGEELQNSSYADLVVPGGVVLTGGGSLLRGTAAAAEQILGMSVRVGVPHPDLFIADDEWLKPSYATALGLLYFSKQLRWGSGSGRVFGRKKAMWLRRVTSLFEDLF; via the coding sequence ATGGCAAAACAGGATGTGATCGCGGGAGTGGACATGGGCAGCGGCCGGGTGACTTGCCTGATCGCCGCCGCGGACGCCGATAGCCAGCGCCTCCGGATAGCGGGAGGCGCTAGCGTTGCCTGCCGGGGCATCAAGGGCGGGGTGGTCATCAACATCCACGAAACGGCGCGCGCCGTGGCCCAGGTGGTGGAGGAGGCGGAGGCCATGGCCAAGGCCGTGGTGTCGAGTCTTTATCTCGGCGTGCGCGGAGGGCATCTACAATCCTTCAACAACCGAGGCGCCTTCAACATCGCCAGGACGGACAAGGAGATCACCGCCGAGGACGTGGGCAGCGTGGTCGACAACGCCAAGGCCATTCCGCTTTCCTCCGACCGGGAGATCCTCCACGTCATTCCCCAGGGCTTCAGCCTCGACCGTCAGCGCGGGGTGCCGCATCCGGTGGGCATGGAAGGCTCGCTCCTCGAGGTCGAGGTCCACATCGTCACGGCCTCGAGCGCTCACTTGAACAATCTTTTCAAGACCGTAGCCGAGGCCGGCTTCGAGGTGGTCGAGCCCGTCTATGGGCTCCTGGCCGCCGGGGAGATGCTGGTGACCCCGGAGGAGAAGGACTTGGGCTGCCTGCTCATCGACCTGGGCGGCCAGTCGATCTCTTTGGGGGTCTACTCCGAGGGAAGCATCCGCTACTCCAAGGAGCTCTCGATAGGCTCTGACTTCATCACCCGCGACCTCGCGATGGGCCTGCGCACTTCCCTGGTGACCGCCGAGAAGATCAAGGTGGAGCACGGAGTGGCGCACCCGTCTCTGCTCAATGGAGACGATGAGATCAATTTTAACGGAGTGGACGGGCGGACCGCCAACCGCGTGAAGACCTCGACCATGATGGGCATCATCCTGCCCCGCGTCGAGGAGATATTCTCGCTCATCGGGGAGGAGCTGCAGAACTCCTCCTACGCGGACCTCGTGGTTCCAGGGGGCGTGGTCCTGACCGGGGGAGGGTCCCTTTTGCGCGGGACCGCGGCCGCGGCCGAGCAGATCCTGGGGATGTCGGTGCGCGTGGGCGTGCCCCACCCCGATCTTTTCATCGCCGACGACGAGTGGTTGAAGCCCAGCTACGCCACGGCCCTGGGGCTTCTGTATTTTTCCAAGCAGCTGCGCTGGGGCTCCGGCTCTGGCCGGGTGTTCGGGCGCAAGAAGGCCATGTGGCTCAGGCGCGTGACCTCTCTCTTCGAGGACCTGTTTTAG
- the ftsZ gene encoding cell division protein FtsZ has translation MRIQVSEDLKESRAVIKAIGVGGAGGNAINRMAEIGIQGVELIAANSDAQDLRRSAAEVRVQVGETLTRGLGVGGDAAKGRLAMMESEEQIREVLSGTDLVFITAGMGGGTGTGGAPVVSRWAKEMGALTIGVVTRPFEFEKLQRATIAEQGIQEMRQNVDTLLVIPNQRLLDIVDPDTPDDMAFRLADDVLRKSIQSISDVIITPGQINMDLNDIRAVMQNAGEALIGMGEASGAGRAIKAAKAAIHSPLLENVVMDGAKGLIVNITAKKSTLKLSETEEAMGLIAGAASQDAKIKVGKAWDESLEESIRITVIATGFPARRGNRNLIRAGYKRFSGGGQGQGEPSDASMLGAPSAPELWNKPAFLRLKVRKLK, from the coding sequence ATGCGCATACAAGTCAGCGAGGACCTCAAGGAATCGCGGGCCGTCATTAAGGCGATCGGCGTGGGCGGGGCCGGCGGCAACGCCATCAATCGCATGGCCGAGATCGGAATCCAGGGGGTCGAGCTCATCGCCGCCAATTCCGACGCGCAGGATTTGAGGAGGAGCGCTGCCGAGGTCCGCGTCCAGGTGGGAGAGACCTTGACCCGCGGCCTCGGGGTCGGCGGGGACGCGGCCAAGGGGCGCCTGGCCATGATGGAGTCCGAGGAGCAGATCCGCGAGGTTCTCTCCGGCACCGACCTTGTCTTTATCACCGCGGGCATGGGGGGCGGCACCGGCACCGGGGGAGCCCCCGTGGTGTCCAGATGGGCCAAGGAAATGGGAGCGCTCACCATCGGGGTTGTGACCCGGCCCTTTGAATTCGAGAAGCTCCAGCGCGCCACCATCGCCGAGCAGGGTATCCAGGAGATGCGCCAAAACGTGGATACTTTGCTCGTGATCCCGAACCAGCGCCTTCTCGACATCGTGGACCCCGACACTCCCGACGACATGGCCTTCCGCTTGGCCGACGACGTCCTGCGCAAGTCCATACAGTCCATCTCGGACGTCATCATCACTCCCGGCCAGATCAACATGGACTTGAACGACATCCGTGCCGTCATGCAGAACGCCGGGGAGGCCTTGATCGGCATGGGAGAGGCTTCCGGGGCCGGCCGCGCCATCAAGGCGGCCAAGGCCGCGATCCATTCGCCCCTGCTCGAGAACGTGGTCATGGACGGGGCCAAGGGCCTCATCGTGAACATCACGGCCAAGAAATCCACCCTCAAGCTCTCCGAGACCGAGGAGGCCATGGGACTCATCGCCGGGGCCGCCAGTCAGGACGCCAAGATCAAGGTCGGCAAGGCTTGGGACGAGTCGCTGGAGGAGTCCATCCGCATCACGGTGATCGCCACGGGATTTCCCGCGCGCCGCGGCAACCGCAATCTGATCCGCGCGGGCTATAAGCGCTTTTCGGGCGGAGGCCAGGGACAGGGGGAGCCGTCCGACGCATCCATGCTGGGTGCGCCGAGCGCCCCCGAGCTTTGGAACAAGCCGGCCTTCCTGCGCCTTAAAGTGAGGAAACTAAAATGA
- a CDS encoding PilT/PilU family type 4a pilus ATPase gives MTLQSLLKTLVDKQGSDLHVRAGGPAYMRLDGDLAQVGAESVGAQEAEAMLLEFATTRARKQFESRGECDFSFQLGEEARFRVNAFRQRSKLSLAVRRIAMTIPSMQDLKLPAATLRKIADNQRGLILVTGITGSGKSSTLASILDYINESRHDHILTIEDPIEFVHKDKKAIVTQREIGEDTATFADGLRMAMRQDPDVIMVGEMRDLETTSAALTAALTGHLVLATMHTVDSVQTIARVIDLYPPHQQPLMRIQLAESLRAVIGQRLLSCVKGGRVPAIEILVVTPHVRKLIEDNNSVGINQACAKGQFYGMQTFNQSLVKLFKEGLATEADIMEAASSPDDVKLALRGIEQEIKPG, from the coding sequence ATGACCCTCCAGAGCCTGTTGAAGACGCTGGTCGACAAGCAGGGCAGCGACCTGCACGTGCGCGCCGGAGGCCCGGCCTACATGCGCTTGGATGGGGATCTGGCTCAGGTGGGCGCGGAGTCCGTCGGCGCTCAGGAGGCGGAGGCCATGCTCCTGGAGTTCGCCACGACCCGGGCCCGCAAGCAGTTCGAGAGCCGCGGGGAGTGCGATTTTTCCTTTCAACTGGGGGAGGAGGCGCGCTTTCGCGTCAACGCTTTTCGGCAGAGGTCTAAGCTGTCCCTGGCCGTGCGCCGCATCGCCATGACGATCCCGTCCATGCAGGACTTAAAGCTTCCAGCCGCAACCTTGCGCAAGATCGCCGACAACCAGAGGGGACTCATCTTGGTCACCGGCATCACCGGATCCGGGAAATCCTCCACTCTGGCGTCCATCCTCGACTACATCAACGAGTCTCGCCACGACCATATTTTGACCATCGAGGACCCCATCGAGTTCGTGCACAAGGACAAGAAGGCCATCGTCACCCAGCGAGAGATCGGCGAGGATACGGCGACCTTCGCCGACGGACTGCGCATGGCCATGCGCCAGGACCCCGACGTGATCATGGTGGGCGAGATGCGCGATCTCGAGACGACGTCGGCCGCCCTCACCGCGGCCTTGACCGGGCACCTGGTTCTGGCCACCATGCACACGGTGGACTCGGTCCAAACCATCGCTCGTGTGATCGACCTTTATCCTCCCCACCAGCAGCCCCTGATGCGCATCCAGTTGGCGGAGAGCCTGCGGGCCGTGATCGGGCAGAGGCTGCTTTCCTGCGTCAAGGGCGGGCGCGTGCCGGCCATCGAAATCCTGGTGGTCACGCCCCACGTGCGCAAACTCATCGAGGACAACAATTCCGTCGGGATCAATCAAGCCTGCGCCAAGGGGCAGTTCTACGGCATGCAGACCTTCAACCAGTCCCTGGTCAAGCTCTTCAAGGAAGGCCTGGCCACCGAGGCCGACATCATGGAGGCGGCCTCGAGCCCCGACGACGTGAAGCTGGCGCTGAGAGGGATAGAGCAGGAAATAAAGCCAGGGTAA
- a CDS encoding deoxynucleoside kinase, whose translation MFAEGYIGIAGVIGVGKSTLTVELARALNFEPILEEVDGNPYLDYFYRDMKSYGTMMQVWLLNHRFRQHREFVTRISLGKIRGVIQDRTIWEDTIFARMLNAHPDKIISDLDYNTYLDLFDNMVLRELVFPQLLIYLECDPQTAMERIRMRGRSMERTINLDYLRALHENYEQFIGEMEQAGVRVLRLKWQPFKPIAEVVRLVHEYSLKPSHFTKWVRPLRRIPGASKALAPKPEAVHVGR comes from the coding sequence ATGTTCGCGGAAGGATACATCGGCATCGCCGGAGTGATTGGAGTCGGGAAGTCCACCTTGACCGTGGAGCTGGCGCGAGCCTTGAATTTCGAGCCAATCCTGGAGGAGGTGGACGGCAACCCCTACCTGGACTATTTCTACCGCGACATGAAGTCCTACGGCACGATGATGCAGGTCTGGCTCTTGAATCATCGCTTTCGCCAGCATCGGGAGTTCGTGACGCGCATAAGCCTCGGCAAGATACGCGGCGTGATCCAGGACCGCACGATCTGGGAGGACACGATTTTCGCGCGCATGCTCAACGCCCATCCGGACAAGATCATCTCGGACCTCGACTACAACACTTACCTCGACCTCTTCGACAATATGGTCCTTCGCGAACTGGTCTTTCCCCAGCTTCTCATCTATCTCGAGTGCGATCCGCAAACCGCCATGGAGAGGATACGCATGAGGGGCCGCTCCATGGAGAGAACCATCAATCTCGACTACCTGCGCGCTCTCCACGAGAACTACGAGCAGTTCATCGGAGAGATGGAGCAGGCCGGCGTGAGGGTTTTGAGGCTCAAGTGGCAGCCCTTCAAGCCCATAGCCGAGGTGGTGAGGCTGGTGCACGAGTATTCCCTCAAACCCTCGCATTTCACCAAGTGGGTCAGGCCCTTGCGCCGCATCCCAGGGGCTTCCAAGGCGCTTGCCCCGAAGCCGGAAGCCGTCCATGTGGGCCGATGA
- a CDS encoding laccase domain-containing protein: MWADERWTPEGLVGGVTSKALGDMNFDENRRKALARAGLGGFPAYFAKQVHGTGVVALERGRSPDPWPEADGWATREAGLCLGVFAADCMPLFVWRRGREGGSVIGLFHSGWRGTRAGMPREAAESFRSLYGVPGEALAASIGPHIGPCCYEVSSETARGFPAGAVSRREGKIFLDLGVAAALQLSEAGLDQSDIATSSACTSCGKDEFYSFRRDKQSSRMLAFFAISGAVS, translated from the coding sequence ATGTGGGCCGATGAGCGCTGGACTCCGGAGGGCCTGGTAGGCGGGGTGACGAGCAAGGCTTTGGGAGACATGAACTTCGACGAAAACCGCCGCAAGGCCCTGGCTCGGGCGGGTTTGGGGGGCTTCCCGGCCTATTTTGCCAAGCAAGTCCACGGGACCGGAGTCGTCGCCCTGGAGCGGGGCCGGTCCCCGGATCCCTGGCCGGAGGCCGACGGCTGGGCGACCCGGGAGGCAGGGCTGTGCCTGGGGGTTTTCGCGGCGGACTGCATGCCCTTGTTTGTCTGGCGCAGGGGCCGTGAAGGCGGCTCCGTCATAGGGCTTTTCCATTCCGGCTGGCGCGGCACCCGGGCGGGGATGCCCAGGGAGGCGGCCGAGTCTTTCCGGAGCCTCTACGGAGTGCCGGGGGAGGCTCTGGCGGCTTCCATCGGTCCGCACATCGGCCCCTGCTGCTACGAGGTAAGTTCGGAAACCGCGCGGGGATTTCCCGCCGGCGCCGTTTCGCGCCGGGAAGGGAAAATTTTCCTGGACTTGGGCGTTGCGGCCGCGCTTCAGCTCTCCGAGGCCGGCCTCGACCAATCCGACATCGCGACTTCCTCCGCCTGCACCTCCTGTGGGAAAGATGAATTTTATTCCTTCAGGCGCGACAAGCAGAGCTCCAGGATGCTGGCGTTTTTCGCGATCTCGGGGGCGGTCTCGTGA
- a CDS encoding histidinol-phosphate transaminase, whose translation MNAVETPSARRCLRAVTPYSPGKSIASVRRELGLKKVVKLASNENPLGSSGRAAAAYRKAAGVLRLYPEGGSPELRQALARFHGVEFDRVLAGNGSDEIIRLLCEAFIEPEDEVILSQYGFIRFKQQAAMMGARIIEVPMVDWTYDLKTMLAAVSPRTKLLFIANPNNPTGTYNNEGEILELLGAVPSSVLVVLDEAYCQYAREWGDYPDSVPGLLDRHENLVVLRTFSKVYGLAGLRAGYALASPEVIGWLDRIRMPFNVSLPAQEACVLALKDEAFVRRSVALVSKERPWLCAALRDLGFAVEESAANFLFARSPIPGRELFSRLLKLGVIIRPLDEYGLAQNVRITIGTRPENQALLACLKKI comes from the coding sequence GTGAACGCGGTAGAGACCCCCTCCGCCCGGCGCTGCCTTCGGGCCGTAACCCCTTATTCCCCCGGCAAATCCATCGCCTCGGTGCGCAGGGAGCTGGGGCTCAAGAAGGTCGTCAAGCTCGCCTCCAACGAGAACCCCTTGGGCTCATCGGGGCGGGCCGCCGCCGCGTACCGCAAGGCCGCGGGGGTCCTGCGCCTCTACCCGGAGGGGGGAAGCCCGGAGCTGCGCCAGGCCCTGGCGCGGTTCCATGGGGTGGAGTTCGACCGGGTGCTGGCGGGCAACGGCTCCGATGAGATCATCCGGCTTCTCTGCGAGGCCTTCATCGAGCCGGAGGACGAGGTCATCCTGTCGCAATACGGGTTCATCCGCTTCAAGCAGCAGGCCGCCATGATGGGTGCCCGGATCATAGAGGTCCCCATGGTGGACTGGACCTATGATTTGAAGACCATGCTCGCCGCGGTGAGCCCGCGCACGAAGCTCTTATTCATCGCCAATCCCAACAATCCCACCGGAACCTACAATAATGAGGGGGAGATCCTGGAGCTCCTGGGTGCTGTGCCGAGCTCGGTCCTGGTGGTGCTCGACGAGGCCTACTGCCAGTACGCGCGGGAGTGGGGGGATTACCCCGACAGCGTCCCCGGACTCCTCGATCGCCACGAGAATCTCGTCGTCTTGAGGACTTTTTCCAAGGTGTACGGCTTGGCCGGCCTGCGCGCGGGCTACGCCCTGGCCAGCCCCGAGGTGATCGGCTGGCTCGACCGGATCCGCATGCCCTTCAACGTGAGCCTGCCCGCCCAAGAGGCCTGCGTCCTGGCCCTGAAGGACGAGGCTTTCGTGCGCCGCAGCGTGGCCCTCGTCTCCAAGGAGAGGCCCTGGCTCTGCGCGGCCTTGAGGGACCTTGGCTTCGCGGTGGAGGAATCGGCCGCCAATTTCCTGTTCGCGCGCTCTCCCATCCCGGGCCGGGAGCTGTTCTCTCGGCTGCTCAAACTCGGCGTCATTATCCGGCCGCTCGACGAGTACGGCTTGGCCCAAAACGTCCGCATCACCATCGGGACTCGTCCCGAAAACCAGGCCCTCCTAGCATGCCTAAAAAAAATATAA
- a CDS encoding (d)CMP kinase, giving the protein MPKKNIKRPKGLIIAMDGPAGVGKSTVGQFVAKRLGYHFINTGEMYRALTWKGLEVGLDLKDEVAVAALARKIRWDFRPSEEGGTALKTWIDGEAVTSQIRNEAVSEKSSLVAAHKKVRQFFCRLQRHLGSGGGIVMEGRDITTHVFPDADFKIYLDASVDERAARRCRQLKAAGLPADLHKIREAILTRDLNDIKRKINPLSQASDAFLLDSTSLTMRQVAQKILRLVKNGGAR; this is encoded by the coding sequence ATGCCTAAAAAAAATATAAAGCGCCCAAAGGGCTTAATCATCGCCATGGACGGCCCCGCGGGGGTGGGGAAATCCACGGTCGGGCAGTTCGTGGCCAAGAGGCTCGGCTATCATTTCATCAACACGGGGGAGATGTACCGGGCCTTGACCTGGAAGGGGCTCGAGGTCGGTCTCGACTTGAAGGACGAGGTCGCGGTGGCGGCTCTGGCTCGCAAAATCCGTTGGGATTTCCGCCCCAGCGAGGAGGGAGGGACCGCCCTCAAGACTTGGATAGACGGGGAGGCCGTGACGAGCCAGATACGAAACGAGGCCGTGAGCGAGAAATCGAGCCTCGTCGCCGCGCATAAAAAGGTCCGCCAATTTTTTTGCCGCCTGCAGAGGCATCTCGGAAGCGGCGGCGGCATCGTCATGGAGGGGCGCGACATCACCACCCACGTGTTCCCGGACGCCGATTTCAAGATATACCTAGACGCATCCGTGGACGAGCGCGCCGCTCGCCGCTGCCGCCAGCTCAAAGCCGCCGGCCTTCCGGCGGACCTCCACAAGATCAGGGAGGCGATTCTCACTCGAGATTTGAACGATATCAAGAGAAAGATCAATCCTCTTTCCCAGGCGAGCGATGCCTTCCTCCTCGACTCTACCTCGCTTACCATGCGCCAAGTGGCCCAGAAAATCCTGCGCCTGGTCAAGAACGGCGGAGCGCGGTGA